A stretch of the Desulfobacter sp. genome encodes the following:
- a CDS encoding META domain-containing protein translates to MNRKRRHAWSAKIVVLTIAAVIALAGIGCTLADKNTKETRVRITSKNFKKISGVQWVLRQMIENGKTVDLKGEEPAFVQFQLDGKLSGFASVNRFFGQLDIDEKGRLEFSKFGSTRMAGPEELMDQEDRFLEIFQKSNRIFF, encoded by the coding sequence ATGAACCGAAAAAGGAGGCATGCCTGGTCTGCCAAAATTGTGGTTTTAACCATTGCAGCTGTCATAGCCTTGGCCGGCATCGGGTGCACCTTGGCGGATAAGAACACAAAAGAAACCCGGGTGAGAATTACCTCAAAGAATTTTAAAAAAATCAGCGGGGTGCAGTGGGTTTTAAGGCAAATGATTGAAAACGGAAAAACAGTTGATCTAAAAGGGGAGGAGCCTGCATTTGTTCAATTTCAACTGGATGGCAAACTCAGCGGGTTTGCCTCGGTCAACCGGTTTTTCGGCCAACTGGACATTGATGAAAAAGGGAGGCTTGAGTTTTCCAAATTCGGCAGCACCAGGATGGCAGGCCCTGAAGAATTGATGGACCAGGAAGATCGATTTTTAGAGATTTTTCAAAAATCAAACCGTATTTTTTTCTAA
- a CDS encoding ISAs1 family transposase yields MNEKKSLETFFDNIQDPRHHNKLHNLIDVVIIAICAVVAGADTYEQIENFGKKRKRWLSKFLSLPHGIPSHDTFGRIFERMNPNEFQSSFMHWVQSVAKMTKGQVIAIDGKTLRRSHDTSNDKKAIHMISSWASSNKVVLGQLKTEEKSNEITAIPNLLKLLDISGCIITIDAMGTQKKIAETIINKGCDYVLALKENHKTLHDEAVLFFNKMEEMKNQGYQFNEQTSVDGGHGRVETRRAVITSDIDWFEDKKSWKGLKSIGMIESTREMDGQISHEKRYYISSLDSDPNIFGNAVRRHWGIENSVHWVLDIAFREDESRVRKGNSPENFAAIRHIALNLLRNNKTFKGSVKTKRLNAAMDIKYLKEVMFG; encoded by the coding sequence ATGAACGAAAAAAAATCTCTTGAAACTTTTTTTGACAATATTCAGGACCCCAGACACCACAATAAGCTTCATAATTTAATTGATGTCGTCATCATCGCAATTTGTGCGGTAGTTGCTGGCGCAGACACTTATGAGCAAATTGAAAACTTTGGCAAAAAGAGAAAAAGGTGGTTGTCAAAATTTCTAAGCCTTCCCCATGGGATACCCTCCCATGACACCTTTGGCAGAATTTTTGAAAGGATGAACCCGAATGAATTTCAGAGCAGTTTTATGCACTGGGTTCAGTCGGTTGCAAAGATGACCAAAGGTCAAGTCATTGCAATCGACGGCAAAACTCTAAGGCGTTCACACGATACCTCCAATGATAAGAAAGCCATTCATATGATCAGTTCGTGGGCTTCGTCTAATAAAGTGGTTTTAGGGCAATTAAAAACCGAAGAAAAATCAAATGAAATTACGGCCATTCCAAATCTTTTAAAACTTTTAGATATCTCGGGCTGCATTATAACCATTGATGCCATGGGCACTCAAAAGAAAATCGCTGAAACCATAATAAACAAAGGGTGTGACTATGTCCTTGCCCTGAAAGAAAATCATAAAACCTTGCATGATGAAGCGGTACTTTTTTTCAATAAAATGGAAGAAATGAAAAATCAGGGGTACCAGTTTAATGAACAGACCAGTGTTGACGGAGGGCACGGTCGAGTCGAAACGCGCAGGGCTGTGATAACCTCTGATATTGATTGGTTTGAAGATAAAAAAAGTTGGAAAGGTTTGAAAAGTATTGGAATGATTGAATCCACCCGGGAAATGGACGGCCAGATCAGTCATGAAAAGCGATATTATATATCGAGCCTGGATAGCGACCCCAATATTTTTGGTAATGCTGTCAGGAGGCATTGGGGAATTGAAAATTCAGTGCATTGGGTATTGGATATTGCGTTCCGTGAAGACGAAAGCAGAGTCAGAAAGGGGAACTCTCCTGAGAATTTTGCAGCGATTCGGCACATTGCATTAAATTTATTACGGAACAATAAGACATTTAAAGGGAGTGTAAAAACCAAAAGGTTGAATGCTGCTATGGATATCAAATATCTGAAGGAAGTTATGTTTGGATGA